A single Mixta calida DNA region contains:
- the tamA gene encoding autotransporter assembly complex protein TamA, which translates to MTCLLIAAPAAQAANIRLQLEGLNGELQKNVRARLSTIDTDEVTADGRFRARVKKAIEEGLRALGYYEPDIDFESRPAPARGGRPVLIARVAPGEPVKIAGSTIILRGDARNDADYQQWVKEGRPKNGTILNHGKYDSFKSGFTNLALRNGYFDGDFKKSQLGVSVERREAYWDLDYDSGKRYRFGDVTFEGSQIREEYLQHLVPFKKGDYYSSRDLAELNRRLSATGWFNSVVVAPEFDKTTPDKVLPLSGVVSPRTENTIETGIGYSTDVGPRLKTTWRKPWVNSRGHSLTTSANISAPEQQLDFSYKVPLLKNPLEQYYLVQGGLKRTDLNDTKADTTTLALSRYWDNSTGWQKAVNLRWSLDHFTQANVTNTTMLIYPGVSVNRTRSRGGLMPSWGDSQRYSVDISDTTWGSDVDFLVLQAQNVWIRTLAERHRFVARGNLGWIETNDFEKVPPDLRFFAGGDRSIRGYKYKGISPRDEDGKLTGASKLATGSLEYQYNVTGKWWGAVFVDSGEAVNDIKQSNFKTGAGIGVRWQSPVGPIKFDLARPIGDKEEHGLQFYIGLGPEL; encoded by the coding sequence ATGACCTGTTTGCTGATTGCCGCGCCTGCCGCTCAGGCAGCCAATATCCGCTTACAGCTTGAAGGGTTAAACGGGGAGCTACAGAAAAACGTCCGGGCGAGGCTTTCCACCATTGATACCGATGAGGTCACGGCGGACGGACGTTTTCGCGCGCGCGTAAAAAAAGCGATAGAAGAAGGACTGCGCGCGCTGGGCTACTACGAGCCTGATATCGATTTTGAGAGCCGTCCGGCGCCTGCGCGGGGCGGCAGGCCGGTGCTGATCGCGCGGGTGGCGCCCGGCGAACCGGTGAAAATCGCCGGCAGCACCATTATCCTGCGCGGCGATGCGCGCAACGACGCCGATTATCAACAGTGGGTAAAAGAGGGAAGGCCCAAAAACGGCACTATCCTCAACCATGGCAAGTATGACAGCTTCAAAAGCGGCTTTACCAACCTGGCGCTGCGCAACGGTTACTTTGACGGCGATTTTAAGAAAAGCCAGCTTGGGGTGTCGGTGGAGCGACGCGAAGCTTACTGGGATCTCGATTACGACAGCGGCAAGCGCTACCGCTTCGGCGATGTGACGTTCGAAGGTTCGCAAATCCGCGAAGAATATCTGCAACATCTGGTGCCGTTTAAAAAAGGCGACTACTACAGCTCGCGCGATCTGGCGGAGCTGAACCGCCGCCTGTCGGCTACCGGCTGGTTCAACTCGGTAGTGGTGGCGCCGGAATTCGACAAAACCACGCCGGATAAAGTACTGCCGCTCAGCGGCGTAGTATCGCCGCGCACGGAAAACACCATTGAAACCGGTATTGGCTACTCTACGGATGTCGGCCCGCGCCTGAAAACCACCTGGCGCAAACCCTGGGTCAACTCGCGCGGCCACAGCCTGACCACCAGCGCTAATATCTCCGCCCCGGAGCAGCAGCTTGATTTCAGCTATAAGGTGCCGCTGCTGAAAAATCCGCTGGAACAATATTATCTGGTGCAGGGCGGCCTGAAGCGCACCGACCTCAACGACACTAAAGCGGACACCACCACGCTGGCGCTGTCGCGCTACTGGGATAACAGCACCGGCTGGCAAAAAGCGGTCAACCTGCGCTGGAGCCTGGACCACTTTACCCAGGCCAACGTCACCAACACCACCATGCTGATCTATCCCGGCGTCAGCGTTAACCGCACCCGATCGCGCGGCGGCCTGATGCCGTCATGGGGCGATTCGCAGCGCTACTCCGTTGATATCTCCGACACCACCTGGGGCTCCGACGTCGATTTCCTCGTCTTGCAGGCGCAAAACGTCTGGATCCGCACGCTGGCCGAGCGGCACCGCTTTGTCGCGCGCGGCAATCTTGGTTGGATCGAAACCAACGATTTCGAAAAAGTGCCGCCCGACCTGCGCTTCTTCGCCGGCGGCGACCGCAGTATTCGCGGCTATAAATACAAAGGCATCTCGCCGCGCGACGAGGACGGCAAGCTGACCGGCGCCTCTAAGCTGGCGACCGGATCGCTGGAGTATCAGTACAACGTGACCGGCAAGTGGTGGGGCGCGGTGTTCGTCGACTCCGGCGAGGCGGTTAACGATATTAAGCAGAGCAACTTCAAAACCGGCGCTGGCATCGGCGTCCGTTGGCAGTCGCCCGTGGGGCCGATCAAGTTCGATCTGGCGCGGCCCATCGGCGATAAAGAGGAACACGGATTGCAGTTTTACATCGGACTGGGGCCTGAACTATGA
- a CDS encoding polyamine export protein PaeA, with product MLDSLLVILVLIAVSAFFSLSEISLAAARKIKLKLLADEGNINAQRVLKMQETPGMFFTVVQIGLNAVAILGGIVGDSAFSPSFRNLFDGLVSAELADQLSFICSFTLVTSLFILFADLTPKRIGMIAPEAIALRIINPMRFCLLLFRPMVWFFNGMANMIFRLFKIPMVRKDDITSDDIYAVVEAGALAGVLRKQEHELIENVFELESRTVPSSMTSRENVIWFDLHEDENSLKTKIALHPHSKFLVCNGDIDHIVGYVDSKELLLRVLGNQSMALNSGVQIRSALIVPDTLTLSEALESFKTAGEDFAVIMNEYALVVGIITLNDVMTTLMGDLVGQGLEEQIVARDENSWLVEGGTPIDDVMRVLDINEFPQSGNYETIGGFMMYMLRKIPKRTDFVKFAGYKFEVVDIDSYRIDQLLVTRIDERPATLTISKETEE from the coding sequence ATGTTAGATAGCTTGCTTGTCATACTCGTGTTGATTGCGGTCAGCGCCTTTTTTTCACTTTCGGAAATATCGCTGGCGGCCGCGCGTAAAATCAAACTCAAACTGCTGGCCGATGAAGGCAATATCAACGCGCAGCGCGTGCTGAAAATGCAGGAAACGCCGGGCATGTTCTTTACCGTCGTGCAAATCGGCCTGAACGCCGTCGCCATCCTCGGCGGTATCGTCGGCGACTCCGCTTTCTCCCCGTCGTTTCGCAACCTGTTCGATGGGCTGGTTTCTGCGGAGCTGGCCGATCAGCTGAGCTTTATCTGCTCGTTTACCCTGGTGACCAGCCTGTTTATTCTGTTCGCCGACCTGACGCCCAAACGAATCGGGATGATTGCGCCGGAAGCGATCGCGCTGCGCATTATCAATCCGATGCGTTTCTGTCTGCTGCTGTTCCGCCCGATGGTGTGGTTTTTCAACGGCATGGCCAACATGATTTTCCGCCTGTTTAAAATCCCGATGGTGCGTAAAGACGATATCACCTCCGATGATATTTATGCGGTGGTGGAAGCGGGCGCGCTGGCCGGGGTGTTGCGCAAGCAGGAACATGAGCTGATCGAGAACGTGTTTGAACTGGAATCGCGCACCGTTCCCTCTTCCATGACCTCGCGTGAAAATGTCATCTGGTTCGATCTGCATGAAGATGAAAACAGCCTGAAGACGAAAATCGCCCTTCATCCGCATTCAAAATTTCTGGTCTGCAACGGCGATATCGACCATATCGTCGGCTATGTCGATTCCAAAGAGTTGCTGCTGCGCGTGCTGGGCAATCAGAGTATGGCCCTGAACAGCGGCGTGCAGATTCGCTCCGCGCTGATCGTGCCTGATACCCTGACGCTTTCTGAGGCGCTGGAAAGCTTCAAAACCGCTGGCGAAGATTTCGCCGTGATCATGAACGAGTATGCGCTGGTGGTGGGCATCATTACCCTTAACGACGTGATGACCACGTTGATGGGCGATCTGGTCGGCCAGGGGCTGGAAGAACAGATTGTCGCACGCGACGAGAACTCATGGCTGGTTGAAGGCGGCACGCCGATTGACGATGTCATGCGCGTACTGGATATCAATGAGTTTCCGCAGTCGGGCAACTATGAAACCATCGGCGGCTTTATGATGTATATGCTGCGTAAAATCCCGAAACGCACCGATTTCGTCAAGTTCGCCGGCTATAAGTTCGAAGTGGTGGATATTGACAGCTACCGTATCGATCAGCTGCTGGTGACGCGTATTGATGAGCGTCCGGCAACCCTGACAATCAGTAAAGAAACGGAAGAGTAA
- a CDS encoding DUF1107 domain-containing protein, translating into MKIFQRYNPFQIAKYVKTLFKGRIYIKDVGAFEFDKGKILVPRVKDKQHYSVMSEVNRQVLRLQAEYQ; encoded by the coding sequence ATGAAGATTTTTCAGCGTTATAATCCTTTCCAGATCGCTAAATACGTTAAAACATTGTTTAAAGGAAGGATTTATATCAAGGATGTGGGCGCGTTCGAGTTTGATAAAGGCAAGATTCTCGTACCGCGCGTAAAGGATAAGCAGCACTATAGCGTGATGTCGGAAGTGAACCGTCAGGTGCTTCGACTGCAGGCTGAGTATCAGTGA
- a CDS encoding YtfJ family protein, with the protein MTRVSFALVLSLLLPVTGSAHDFINGQRVAPVGISDKGELNYQQDSFSYRTWNSAQLIGKVRVLQHIAGRSSAKEKNAALIEAIKQAKLPHDRYQTTTIINTDDAIPGTGMFVRSSIENNKKQYPWSQFIVDSDGVAKRAWQLEKGGSAVVVLDKDGRVRFVKDGALTQEEVQQVIALLHQLLN; encoded by the coding sequence ATGACTCGCGTCTCGTTTGCCCTTGTATTGAGCCTGTTGTTGCCTGTAACCGGCAGCGCCCACGATTTTATTAACGGCCAACGCGTTGCGCCGGTAGGCATCAGTGATAAAGGAGAACTTAACTATCAACAGGATTCGTTCAGCTATCGCACCTGGAACAGCGCCCAGCTCATCGGCAAGGTACGGGTCTTGCAGCACATCGCCGGACGCTCATCGGCGAAAGAGAAAAACGCAGCGCTGATCGAAGCGATCAAGCAGGCGAAGCTGCCGCACGATCGCTACCAGACCACCACCATTATCAATACGGACGACGCCATTCCCGGAACCGGTATGTTCGTGCGCAGCAGTATTGAGAACAATAAAAAGCAGTATCCGTGGTCGCAGTTTATCGTCGACAGCGACGGCGTCGCCAAACGCGCCTGGCAGCTGGAGAAAGGCGGCTCTGCGGTGGTGGTGCTGGATAAGGATGGGCGGGTGCGCTTTGTTAAAGATGGCGCGCTGACGCAGGAGGAGGTGCAACAGGTGATCGCCCTGTTGCACCAGCTGCTTAACTAG
- the cysQ gene encoding 3'(2'),5'-bisphosphate nucleotidase CysQ, which produces MLEQICQLAREAGDAIMKVYNGEAPLDVSHKSDDSPVTAADMAAHNVIMRGLQQLTPETPLLSEEDPQSWEVRQHWQRYWLVDPLDGTKEFIKRNGEFTVNIALIEQGKPVMGVVYAPVLGVMYSAADGKAWKEEAGQKTQIKIRDARPPLVVVSRSHRDGDELEEYLKQLGEHQTISIGSSLKFCLVAEGKAQLYPRFGPTNIWDTGAGHAVAIAAGAHVHDWKGRPLDYAPRESFLNPGFRVSIF; this is translated from the coding sequence ATGTTAGAGCAAATTTGCCAACTGGCGCGCGAAGCGGGCGACGCCATTATGAAGGTCTACAATGGCGAGGCTCCGCTCGACGTTTCTCACAAATCTGACGATTCGCCAGTGACCGCCGCCGATATGGCGGCGCACAACGTTATTATGCGCGGCCTGCAACAACTGACGCCGGAAACGCCGCTGCTCTCAGAAGAAGATCCGCAGAGCTGGGAAGTGCGTCAGCACTGGCAGCGCTACTGGTTAGTCGATCCGCTGGACGGCACCAAAGAATTTATTAAGCGCAACGGGGAGTTCACCGTCAATATTGCCCTGATTGAACAGGGTAAGCCGGTGATGGGCGTGGTCTATGCGCCGGTATTGGGGGTGATGTATTCGGCGGCTGATGGAAAGGCATGGAAAGAAGAGGCAGGGCAGAAAACGCAGATTAAGATCCGTGACGCCCGGCCGCCGCTGGTGGTGGTCAGCCGCTCCCACCGCGACGGGGACGAGCTGGAAGAGTATCTGAAGCAGCTGGGAGAGCATCAAACTATCTCTATCGGCTCCTCTCTGAAGTTCTGCCTGGTGGCGGAAGGCAAAGCGCAGCTCTATCCGCGCTTTGGGCCGACCAATATCTGGGATACCGGCGCGGGACATGCGGTGGCGATCGCCGCCGGCGCGCACGTCCACGACTGGAAAGGGCGCCCGCTGGACTACGCGCCGCGCGAATCTTTCCTTAACCCAGGCTTTCGCGTCTCCATCTTCTGA
- the fklB gene encoding FKBP-type peptidyl-prolyl cis-trans isomerase — MTTPSFDSLEAQASYGIGLQVGQQLLDSGLQGLLPEAMLAGLRDALEGNAPAVPVDVVHRALREIHERADAVRRERQETMAAEGQTYLQENSQREGVNSTESGLQFRVIHQGTGPIPSRQDHVRVHYTGKLIDGTVFDSSVARGEPAEFPVSGVIAGWIEALTLMPVGSKWELTIPHNLAYGERGAGASIPPFSTLVFDVELLDII, encoded by the coding sequence ATGACGACCCCTTCTTTTGACAGCCTTGAAGCTCAGGCCAGCTACGGTATCGGTTTGCAGGTAGGGCAGCAGCTGCTGGATTCCGGCCTGCAGGGATTACTGCCGGAAGCGATGCTGGCGGGCCTGCGCGATGCGCTGGAAGGGAATGCGCCTGCGGTGCCGGTTGACGTCGTACATCGTGCGCTGCGTGAAATCCACGAGCGTGCTGACGCCGTTCGCCGTGAGCGCCAGGAGACGATGGCGGCGGAAGGACAAACGTATTTGCAGGAAAACAGCCAGCGTGAAGGGGTGAACAGCACCGAGTCTGGCCTGCAGTTCCGCGTCATTCACCAGGGAACCGGACCGATTCCGTCTCGTCAGGATCATGTACGCGTTCACTATACCGGCAAACTGATCGACGGCACCGTATTCGACAGCTCCGTTGCGCGCGGCGAACCGGCGGAATTTCCGGTCAGCGGCGTGATCGCCGGCTGGATTGAAGCCCTGACGCTGATGCCGGTTGGCTCAAAATGGGAATTAACCATCCCGCACAACCTGGCCTACGGCGAGCGCGGCGCTGGCGCCTCTATCCCGCCGTTCAGCACGCTGGTGTTCGACGTTGAACTGCTGGATATCATTTAA
- a CDS encoding OapA family protein: protein MHNESHPGIRSRLTSIWHLPDRISWMSPLPPAHRRGIILALLVMLVAFLWPEPSPHDTAPRPTNTVGSKEVPLQAEIYNNSPAAPQPATPQKDEDRWQSYQIASGQTLAQLFRDNNLEVNDVFAMARVEGDDKPLSNLHSGQQVKIRKDANGVVTGLTVEGENGPVLFTRQTDGTFLRAQ from the coding sequence ATGCATAACGAATCCCATCCTGGCATCCGATCACGGCTGACAAGCATCTGGCATCTGCCGGACCGCATCAGCTGGATGAGTCCCCTGCCGCCAGCGCATCGCCGCGGCATTATTCTGGCTTTGTTGGTGATGCTGGTGGCCTTTCTCTGGCCTGAGCCCTCTCCGCACGATACGGCTCCCCGCCCGACGAACACGGTCGGCAGCAAAGAGGTGCCGTTGCAGGCCGAGATTTATAATAATTCCCCTGCTGCTCCACAACCGGCGACGCCGCAAAAAGATGAGGATCGCTGGCAAAGTTATCAAATTGCCTCTGGTCAGACGCTGGCGCAGTTGTTTCGCGATAATAATCTGGAGGTGAATGATGTTTTCGCCATGGCGCGGGTTGAGGGCGATGATAAACCGTTGAGTAATTTGCATAGCGGTCAGCAGGTAAAAATTCGTAAGGATGCAAACGGCGTAGTGACCGGATTAACGGTTGAAGGTGAAAATGGGCCGGTGCTCTTTACCCGTCAGACCGACGGTACTTTCCTGCGCGCGCAATGA
- the rplI gene encoding 50S ribosomal protein L9, with protein MQVILLDKVANLGGLGDQVNVKAGYARNFLVPQGKAVPATKKNVEFFETRRAELEAKLADVLAAANARAEKINALGTVTIASKAGDEGKLFGSIGTRDIADAVTAAGVEVAKSEVRLPNGVLRTTGEHEVSFQVHSEVFAKLNVNIVAE; from the coding sequence ATGCAAGTTATTCTGCTTGATAAAGTAGCAAACCTGGGCGGCCTGGGCGATCAGGTCAACGTTAAAGCGGGCTATGCTCGTAACTTCCTGGTTCCGCAGGGCAAAGCTGTGCCGGCAACCAAGAAAAACGTTGAGTTCTTCGAAACTCGCCGTGCCGAACTGGAAGCCAAACTGGCTGACGTTCTGGCTGCAGCCAACGCTCGCGCTGAGAAAATCAACGCGCTGGGCACCGTGACCATCGCTTCTAAAGCGGGTGACGAAGGCAAACTGTTCGGTTCTATCGGTACCCGCGACATCGCTGACGCAGTAACTGCGGCTGGCGTTGAAGTGGCGAAAAGCGAAGTTCGCCTGCCGAACGGCGTTCTGCGCACCACCGGTGAGCACGAAGTGAGCTTCCAGGTTCACAGCGAAGTATTTGCTAAGCTGAACGTGAACATCGTTGCTGAGTAA
- the rpsR gene encoding 30S ribosomal protein S18 — translation MARYFRRRKFCRFTAEGVQEIDYKDIATLKNYITESGKIVPSRITGTRAKYQRQLARAIKRARYLSLLPYTDRHQ, via the coding sequence ATGGCACGTTATTTCCGTCGTCGCAAGTTCTGCCGTTTCACCGCGGAAGGCGTTCAAGAGATCGACTACAAAGATATCGCTACGCTGAAAAACTACATCACTGAAAGCGGTAAGATTGTACCGAGCCGTATCACCGGTACTCGCGCTAAATACCAGCGTCAGCTGGCTCGTGCTATCAAGCGCGCGCGCTACCTGTCTTTGCTGCCGTACACTGATCGTCATCAGTAA
- the priB gene encoding primosomal replication protein N encodes MTANRLRLSGTVCRTPLQKVSPSGIPHCQLVLEHRSQQEEAGFFRQAWCRMPVIISGQANQAITQHITVGTQVTVEGFICSHQGRNGLSKIVLHAEQIELIDSGD; translated from the coding sequence GTGACGGCGAACCGGCTGCGTTTGTCCGGCACTGTGTGCAGGACGCCGTTGCAAAAAGTAAGTCCGTCAGGGATTCCACACTGCCAGCTGGTGCTTGAGCATCGCTCGCAGCAGGAAGAGGCCGGATTCTTCCGGCAGGCCTGGTGTCGTATGCCCGTGATTATCAGCGGACAGGCGAATCAGGCGATTACTCAACATATAACGGTCGGCACGCAGGTAACCGTTGAAGGCTTTATTTGCAGCCACCAAGGGCGCAATGGCCTGAGTAAAATCGTGCTGCATGCCGAGCAGATTGAATTGATAGATTCTGGAGACTAG
- the rpsF gene encoding 30S ribosomal protein S6, whose product MRHYEIVFMVHPDQSEQVPGMIERYTGAITGAEGKIHRLEDWGRRQLAYPINKLHKAHYVLMNVEAPQEVIDELETNFRFNDAVIRSMVMRTKNAVTEASPMVKAKDERRERREDFANETSDDADAGDSEE is encoded by the coding sequence ATGCGTCATTACGAAATCGTCTTTATGGTTCATCCTGACCAGAGCGAACAGGTTCCGGGCATGATCGAGCGCTACACTGGTGCCATCACTGGTGCAGAAGGCAAGATTCACCGTCTGGAAGACTGGGGCCGCCGTCAGCTGGCTTACCCGATCAACAAACTGCACAAAGCGCACTACGTTCTGATGAACGTTGAAGCGCCGCAGGAAGTCATCGATGAGCTGGAAACTAACTTCCGCTTCAACGACGCCGTTATCCGCAGCATGGTTATGCGTACCAAAAACGCCGTAACCGAAGCATCTCCGATGGTTAAAGCGAAAGACGAGCGCCGTGAGCGTCGTGAAGATTTCGCTAACGAAACCTCTGACGATGCAGATGCCGGGGATTCTGAAGAGTAA
- the yjfP gene encoding esterase, producing MIELTTEPLGGIECLHAAPAGERDRALPTVIFWHGYLSSKEVYAWAAVALAQAGFRVIMPDADGHGSRYDGDDARRLTRFWEILLSNIDETAQIENALRARGWIKAGHFGVAGASMGGMTALGAMARYPQIDRVASLMGSGYFMSLSQTLFPPFQAQTPEQQKALSQRLAPLADYDPSRQLARLGDRPLLLWHGEADELVPTAETLRLKAALRDAQLDNQLTWLTEANVGHKITPLALRSLVDFFQSSL from the coding sequence ATGATTGAGCTCACTACGGAGCCGCTCGGCGGGATTGAATGCCTGCACGCCGCGCCCGCCGGAGAGCGTGACCGCGCGCTGCCGACGGTGATATTTTGGCATGGTTATCTCTCTTCTAAAGAGGTGTACGCCTGGGCCGCCGTCGCGCTGGCGCAGGCCGGTTTTCGTGTGATTATGCCGGACGCCGATGGCCATGGTTCGCGCTACGACGGCGATGACGCCCGACGCCTGACCCGCTTTTGGGAGATTCTGCTCAGCAATATCGATGAAACGGCACAGATAGAAAATGCGCTGCGGGCGCGCGGCTGGATCAAAGCGGGGCATTTCGGCGTGGCGGGCGCCTCAATGGGCGGCATGACCGCGCTGGGCGCGATGGCGCGTTATCCGCAGATCGACCGCGTCGCCTCGTTGATGGGCTCCGGCTATTTCATGTCGCTGAGCCAGACGCTGTTTCCGCCTTTTCAGGCACAGACGCCGGAACAGCAGAAGGCGTTGAGCCAGCGCCTTGCGCCGCTGGCGGACTACGATCCCAGCCGTCAGCTCGCCAGGCTGGGGGATCGTCCGCTGCTGCTGTGGCATGGCGAAGCGGACGAGCTCGTGCCGACGGCGGAAACGTTGCGCCTGAAGGCGGCCCTGCGCGATGCGCAGCTCGATAATCAGCTTACCTGGCTCACCGAAGCCAACGTCGGCCATAAAATTACGCCGCTGGCGCTGCGGTCTCTGGTTGATTTCTTCCAGTCATCCCTTTGA
- a CDS encoding methyl-accepting chemotaxis protein, whose amino-acid sequence MKCLSLSRASLGVKLSIMTSLSVAVLFLILTLALSNNAAKQLQALTLENMENQVAGIADMAGMFNATLSEEVANYTNLFQSFLPKTFSRDESARITVGDFSTPTLRAGLKTLNLDEEVVDDFLARTGAIATIFVRDGDDYIRVATSLRKEDGARAMGTRLDRQSPAFALVNKGEAYRGLAALFGKRYITQYQPVTDASGTVVGILFVGVEIGKQVALMRDKVLDKSFSDTGRFMVMSGAPDQTRGKWLFHPHEEGKTARWTPDVMQQLTSQQSGTLETVLDGESRIVAWQRLPGWNWIILGDVDKDSLLAPITSARNTFLLLGLGLVILFALSFVVITRRWVSTPLQQVIHLAEQYADGNLQATLQTRRNDEIGQLIAAINGIGDGLARIVSQVRTAAQEISQGTDAIAISSENISEQITRQASSVEETSASMEQLGATVDQNAANVSQALQLVAEAATAVQQGDEKVAHSVNTMSAIKVSSQSIADITHVIESIAFQTNILALNAAVEAARAGEHGKGFAVVAAEVRALASRSAQAAKEIDSLIANSLNSVNQGHMLSEQTRSAMENIVTRIEQVKALMGEINIASQEQSAGIGQVNIAMTQISQATHQNTELVAQSEDTAHELSKKGHHLTELVSVFTLKG is encoded by the coding sequence ATGAAGTGTCTTTCACTTAGCCGCGCCAGTTTGGGCGTCAAGCTATCGATAATGACCTCCTTGAGCGTGGCCGTGCTTTTTCTCATCCTCACGCTCGCTTTAAGCAATAACGCAGCCAAACAGCTTCAGGCGTTAACGCTGGAAAATATGGAAAACCAGGTGGCGGGCATCGCCGATATGGCCGGCATGTTTAACGCAACGCTCAGCGAAGAAGTAGCTAACTACACCAACCTGTTCCAGAGCTTCCTGCCGAAAACCTTCAGCCGCGACGAAAGCGCGCGTATTACGGTCGGCGATTTTTCCACGCCGACGCTACGCGCCGGCTTAAAAACGCTGAACCTTGATGAAGAGGTAGTGGATGATTTTCTTGCACGCACCGGCGCGATCGCCACGATTTTTGTGCGCGACGGCGACGACTATATTCGCGTCGCCACCTCGCTGCGTAAAGAAGACGGCGCGCGCGCGATGGGCACCCGTCTCGATCGCCAGAGCCCGGCGTTCGCACTGGTGAACAAAGGCGAAGCTTACCGCGGCCTGGCCGCACTGTTCGGCAAACGCTATATCACGCAATACCAGCCGGTCACCGATGCCAGCGGCACGGTGGTCGGCATTCTGTTCGTCGGCGTGGAGATCGGCAAACAGGTCGCCCTGATGCGCGATAAGGTGCTGGATAAATCCTTCAGCGATACCGGCCGTTTTATGGTAATGAGCGGCGCGCCGGATCAGACGCGCGGCAAATGGCTGTTCCATCCGCATGAAGAAGGCAAAACGGCGCGCTGGACGCCGGACGTGATGCAGCAGCTCACCTCGCAGCAGAGCGGCACGCTGGAAACCGTATTGGATGGCGAATCGCGCATTGTCGCCTGGCAGCGCCTGCCCGGCTGGAACTGGATTATCCTCGGCGACGTGGATAAAGACAGCCTGCTGGCGCCGATTACGTCCGCGCGCAACACCTTCCTGCTGCTCGGACTGGGCCTGGTGATTCTGTTTGCGTTGAGCTTCGTAGTGATTACCCGTCGCTGGGTCAGCACCCCGCTACAACAGGTAATCCATCTGGCGGAACAGTATGCGGACGGCAATCTACAGGCGACGCTGCAAACGCGCCGCAATGACGAAATCGGCCAGCTGATCGCCGCCATCAACGGCATCGGCGACGGCCTCGCGCGTATTGTTTCGCAGGTGCGCACCGCCGCGCAGGAAATTAGCCAGGGCACTGACGCCATCGCCATAAGCAGCGAAAATATCAGCGAGCAGATCACCCGCCAGGCCAGCAGCGTGGAGGAAACCTCTGCCAGCATGGAACAGCTCGGCGCGACGGTGGATCAGAATGCGGCAAACGTCTCGCAGGCGCTGCAGCTGGTAGCGGAAGCGGCGACCGCCGTACAGCAGGGCGATGAGAAGGTCGCCCACTCGGTCAATACCATGTCGGCGATTAAAGTCTCCTCTCAGAGCATCGCCGATATTACCCACGTGATTGAATCGATCGCCTTCCAGACCAACATTCTGGCGCTGAACGCGGCGGTAGAGGCGGCGCGCGCCGGTGAGCATGGTAAAGGCTTCGCGGTCGTGGCTGCCGAAGTGCGTGCGCTGGCAAGCCGCAGCGCGCAGGCGGCGAAAGAGATCGATTCGCTGATCGCCAATTCTCTCAACAGCGTAAACCAGGGACATATGCTTTCTGAGCAGACCCGCAGCGCCATGGAAAACATCGTCACGCGCATTGAACAGGTCAAAGCGCTGATGGGTGAAATCAATATCGCATCGCAGGAGCAGTCCGCCGGCATCGGCCAGGTGAATATTGCCATGACGCAGATTAGCCAGGCGACGCATCAAAACACCGAACTGGTGGCGCAGTCGGAAGATACCGCCCATGAGCTGAGCAAGAAAGGGCATCATCTTACCGAGCTGGTTAGCGTTTTCACGCTGAAAGGCTAA